The Bacteroides sp. AN502(2024) DNA segment TTCATAACTTCATCATCACCGGCATAAACGTAGGAACCGCTATCCGGGAAGAGATTCCGGCCATTGAACCAAAATTCAAAAGTTCCATTATCCGGTTGGCAGTGCCATTCCCCTTTAGGACCAGCCTTTACAACCATGACGGTAGCATCTTGCTTCCAACCGTTTCTGAAAGTGAAGAAACCGGAAGTCAGCGCACCATGAGATAGGTTGGGCAAGGGAACGCCTTCACGGCCTTCTGTGGCATAATAACGAATCCATTCACAATCCGGAAATAATTTGAGCCAATCTTTGTAATTACGGATTTCTGACGGACGGCTTCCTAACTTGGCATCACTGAAGCAGGGATTGCTGTAATCCGGGAAACAGATATTAGTATAAAATTCAATCATATTCTTGATTGTATTTACGTATTCGACAGGGAATTCCTGACGGAAACCATTGACATCCGCCATGCGCAAGGCTTTGCAAAAAATATTGATTGCCGCCAGATGATAATGTGGGTCCAGTTCATATTGGCCACCATCCGGATAAACTTGTTTCTTTATTTCGCGGTTCAATATGTTTATACCGCTTTTTCTCCATCCGGCTGCTTCCCTGAATTCGGGAAAAAATGCACCTGCATATACCATTCGTTGAGCTTCAAACAGTAAATGATTACCCTGATCTGAGTAATTACCAAGAATGTGCAAGGCATGCCGATGATAATTAATCAGAAATTCAGTCAGAAACTCCGGACTGAAAGCCTTTGAAGGAATGAACAACAGGAATTGCAGCGTTTGATCCTGTAAACGGTTACTCACCTCCAGAGGACGCCATGCAAAGCGTACATTTTCCGCTTTTCCTTTTACTTCACCTGCGCTGACCAGTTCGTATTCTTCTTTCTCTACTGCTGTCAAAGGATTCTTTTTAATCCAATCCATATACTGAAATGCCCATTCTTTGGCATATTTTTCATCTCCGGAGATTCGGTACGCCTTGCCCATTGGCGTGAACCATTTGTGGCGGTGCAATTGCCAGCGCAACTCATTATCCTGTACTGGCCAATATTGCCAGTTGATATCTTTGCCATAATTATAGGAAGGCTGATATCCCTTGTGTACAAAAAATGTATGTTCCAAGGCATCATCTGCCCATTTCTGTTCTTCTTTGGAGATTTTGATATTTTTCATATCGATATCGGGATGCCCTATACCAGTACGTTGACGGTAATAGTCCAATAAAGCTTTGGCTGCTTCGTCCCATTGTTGTTGGTCACATGCAGCTTTTACCTTTTCCAATCCCGGATAATCCAGATTCAACAAGCTAAAAGCTTCTTTCCTCAGTTGCTGTGCTTCCGTGCATAGGGCAACCAGCAAAAAAGTAAAACTAAGAATATACTTTGTTATTTTCATGGTATATTAATATCCTTTAGAGTGATTTGTAGTCAAGTTTTTTAACTTTCATATATCGGGCTAAAGCTTCCAAATAATAATAATCGGCATAATTGATAGGCGTATCAATTTCAGAACCATTAGGCAATGAGCCTGTAGAATGCATCAGGATAAATCCTTGGTTAGTGCCGACCTTTGCCAAGTAAGCATTGGAGGAGAGAGACTTGAGCAGTTTCTCGGCATAATCGAAATATATCTGTCCATCCTCTACCAAAGTGCTGAGTTCTATCAAAGCAGAAGCTGTGATAGAGGCAGCTGATGCATCACGAGGCGTTTCCGGTGTAACCGGGGCATCATAGTCCCATGAAGGAATCGCATCGTCAGTCTTTACACGTGCCATGATCAACGCTGCAATATTTTGGGCTTGCTGTAAGAAAGCTGTATCTTTTGATTCACGATAGCAGGATGTATATCCATATACTCCCCAGGCTTGTCCACGCGCCCATGAGGAATCATCATTTTTCCCCTGATGCGTACATTTTATCTCTACACTGCCATCGTTGTTGTAGCTTACTACGTGATAAGATGAATGATCGTTTCTGAAATGGTTCTTCATTGTTGTCTCAGCATGTTTCAGTGCGATTTCTTTATACTTCGGATTATGGGTCAAGTGATTGACGTAAAATAATAGATCCAGATTCATCATATTATCAATAATCACAGGAAAATTCCATTTCCCGAAATCCCAAGAACGAATACAGCCTATGATCGAATCAAAACGGCTACACAAATTATCAGCAGTCTGTACCAATATTTGACGGATAGAATCAGCAGGGGCCAAGCGATATGCATTGCCATAACTGCAATTCATCATGAAGCCGATGTCGTGTGTACCTTTATAATCTTTCACCGGGTACAGGTAATTCGTAAATTTCACAGCATCTTTTTTCAACTCTTCAATGCCGGTCAGCTGGTATGCGTACCACAAGTTTCCGGGGAAAAAACCACTTGTCCAATCATAAATGGAATTGCAATATCTACGGCTTCCCAGAGCATCTTTCATAGGTTTTACCCGCAAGGAGTCTTTGAACGTTGCAGGATCTCTTTGTAGCTGACTACAGAGAAAATCCATATCGTATCCCGTCCAAATGGAACGGGGTAACAAGACTGAATCTCCTATATCGGCCACTGTTTCTTCCAGTTGTTGCACAGAAGTATCTATTGCGTTTTTCAACCAGCTGTAATCTTCTTTGGATCGACTGGGTGAACAGCTGGAGAGCCCTTGTAGTGTAGCAACTGCGTAACAAAATAGTAGAAATTTTTTCATATATGTGTCTATTCTATTGGTTATATCTGCTCAAATTATCATCCTTGCATTATGAGGATGGAGAAATAATAAGAGTTTATACTTATTTCTCCATCCATTGTCAGTTCATACAAAATGAAATTACTCAAATCCCGGATTGTTTTCTCCGTTCAAAGCTGCATTCGATTGGATTTCGGCCAATGGAATGGGATAGAGTTCATGCTTGCCTTTGGTAAAGTTGTGGCCAGCTACGTAGTTGGACTTAGCCCATTTCACCGGATTCCAATCATTACGTGCAGCATTCGTTATATATTCATCCGGTCCTGGAATCCATGATTCCATATAGTTCTGAGCAGCTTCTAAAGATTCTTTCAAGATACCCCAGCGTAGTAGATCATATTTACGTTGACCTTCGTAGCAAAGTTCAAAAGCGCGTTCCCAATACAAGGCTGTACGGAATTTGCCGGCATCGTCACCATCCGGAATGAATGGTAAATCATACAATTTCGGAGCCTTCAACAAGCTTGAATAATTGCTGGCGCTTATAGGAGTAGCACCGGCACGGACACGGACGTCATTTAATAATTTCCATGCTTCAGTGGTATTATCGGTTTCGTTATAAGCTTCAGCTGCCATCAGAACAGCATCGGCATAACGCAACGGAGCATAGTTGACGCCTGTATTGTTGGGGTCCACAAAACCCGGAGCCATCCATTCTCTACGCCATTTACCCGGATATCTGTACAGATTTTTGCTGATTTCGTTAGAAGTATACTTTTTTTCCTGGATTTCTTTATTCTTGTTCCACTTGATAGCATAGTCCACAAAATTCACGTCACGACGTATATCTTTTATGCTTCCATCTTCATTTGATTCATAGAAAGACTTCCAATATGGCAATACCAGAAAGAAAGCATTGGCGCGTCCCATATAACTGCTTGTACCGGGGTACTTTCCCGGAGCATCTACAAGTGGTCCGTTGTAAGTAGCCCATACACCGGCATTGTCTTTCTGACCCTGGTTGGGTTCAAAAGCAATTTCCCAAAGAGATTCTTGATTGTTCAATATCAGTTGAGAATAGTTTTTGAACAGTTGCTCATAACCCTCTGCGTAAAAATTATGATAGCCTTCAGCCTTCAGAGCTTCCCATTCCTTAATCACTGCTTTAAAATATTCCTTTCGGGTAGTATCGTCCGGACGGGTCAATTGACGTGATGAACGGTTCAGACTATAGCCGGCGCGTTGCAAATAGACACGCATCAGTAACGTACGGGCAGCACCGCTACAAGGTATTTCAGAAGAGGCTACTTCACGACCGGATTTCAAATGTGTTTTTGCATAGTTCAAATCTTCGATGATTTGGTCATAAATCAGTTCACGGTCGGTACGAGGTTTGGATGTATTGCCAAAGCTATTCGTATATTCCGTGCTAAACGGTACGTCACCAAAGAATTTCACCAGGTCAAAAGCTATGTAAGCACGGAGGAATCGAGCTTGCCCGTCAATTTCCTGCAGGTTTTTGTTTTCTGCAAAACCTGACATAGCTTCGATGCCGGCAATAGCTACGTTGGCACGGTCGAGAGCTTGATAAGCACATCTCCATACACTGGCAATCCAGGTATTGGAAGAGTTGTACAGATAGTGGGATATGTCACGGCGAGTTCCGTCCGAACCGGTTCCACGTACCATGAACATATCGTCCGATCCAAAGAACGGCATGATATTTTGTCCATAATAGTCTGTAGTTTCAAGACAGTCATAGATTCCGACTACAGCCATCTGGGCTTTTTCTTCTGTCACAAAATAAGTATCTTTATCGTAGAATGAGCTGGGCTTTTCAGTCAGGTCACAGGAAGTAACCCCTACAAGCATCATTGCGCCAAGCGCATATATCATTTTATTTTTCATTTTATTTTTCCTTTTAAATTCTAATTAAAATGCTACGTTCACACCAAAAACGAAAGAGCGACTTCTGGGGTAAGCACCGAAATCAACACCAGGAGTTAATGAGCTGCTCATGGTAGATACTTCCGGATCGAAACCGGTATAAGGGGTCCATGTGAATAAGTTATTACCCGTTGCATACAAGCGTAGTTTAGTCAGACCGATTTTATTGATCACTTTCTTGGGGAAGGTATATCCTAAAGTGATATTACTCAACTTCAAATAAGAAGCATCTTCAATGGCCCAGGAGTGAATGTAGGTGTTGTTTGAACCGTTGTCACCGAAATGAGCTACGGTTTTGCCTTGGTTCACTGCTGCCAGTTCTTCAGGATTCGTAATCAATTCTCCATTGGCATTGATGGTCACCCAACGATGGGCTTCATCGGCCACCGATAAAACGTTTTTGTTGGTAAGGGCGGTTTTGGTATTGGTCAACTTGGTAGCATTCAGTACTTCTGCACCATAGCTATAAGTAAAGAAGATGCTCAGGTCGAAATTCTTCCAATTAAAAGTATTGTTGATACCGCCATAGAAATCAGGCAGGGCATTACCGATAATGGTCTTATCGCTTTCGGTAATTTGGTTGTCTTCACTACCGTCTACGTTCTTAAATTTCCAGTAACCCGGTTGGATATTTTTCTTGTCGCCATGATAAGGTATACCATCTTTCAATGTATACGTTTTGGTGGTAGCATCATAATTGAAGTCTTCCACCTGATACAATCCGTCAGTCACATAACCGTAGAATTGTCCCAACGGTTGGTCTACCCCAATCTGGTGAGATGCCCCTGCACCGTTATAACCAAAGTTAGCCAGATACAACTGTACTTTTTCACCTGTCAGTTTCTTCACCTTGTTTTTGTTGTGGGAGAAAGTAACTGAAGTGTTCCAAGTAAAATCTTTGGATACAATGTTTGCCGTATTGATAGTCAAATCCACACCCATGTTTTCAGTTTCGCCTGCGTTGATAACCATACTGGTGTAACCGGAAGAGTTCGGTAATTTGGCATTCAGCAGCAGGTTGCTACTGCGATTGATGTAGAATTCAGGAGTGAATGTGATACGCTGGTTCAAGAAACCAAAATCCATTCCTACGTTAAATGTCTTGTTTGCCTCCCATTTCAGATCGGAATTAGTTATTTGGCTGGAAGCATAACCGGCCTGTGCACCATTGCCATTGGCAGCAGTAACAGACCCCATAAGAGCAAGACTTTGATAACTGTCAATACGGTTGTTACCTGCCAGACCATAACCGATACGGAATTTTAAGTCGGAGAAGATTCCCAAATCCTTGATAAATGCTTCTTCGCCTATACGCCATGCAGCTGAGAAAGCCGGGAAGTAACCCCACTTGTTGTTCTTACCGAACTTGGAAGAACCGTCGGCACGAATCGAAGCAGTGAAGAGATATTTCTCCATTAGGTTGTAGTTTATACGTCCGAAGAAGGAGAGCAATTTGTCATCGTAGTTTTCAGTGGAAGTGGGAACTCCCGGAATACCCAGTGAGAGGTCTCCCAAACCTATTTCATCATTCGGGAACTGGTTGGCACTTGCAGAAAAACTGCGTGACCATCTTTCCACATATTCATGTCCGGCAATGGCTGTAAAGTCATGAATTTTGTTTTTCCAAGAATAGGTCAAAACATTGGAAGTCTGGAAACTGCTATTTTCCAGATTGGTAATTGAACCTTGAATACTGGAACGCTTACCTGTAATAGACTCATCTCCATAGAATATATCATTGCGACGAGTCTGATAGCGCATACCTACCGTACTACGGAAAGAGAGTCCTTTCAGCAGTTTGATGGTAGCACCACCATTGGCTTGGAAAGTGCGCCATTCTTTGTTTTTAAGTTCTTCTGCTGCCGAAATCAGCGGATTCTGCATCACATTGCCATTATCATCTGCCAACAGCGGGTCTTCACCGTGTAGTAAATCTTCATCTACCCCTATAATACCTACTGTAGGGCGGTACTGCAAGATGTGCTGCATTTTGTTGAAGCGGTCACCGCCTTCCGATGTACCCATGCCTTCCACGCGCATTTGGTCGTAGCTGATACGTGAATTTACTGTCAACCATTTATTTATCTCATGGTTCATGTTGAATGAGATGTTATGTTTTTTGCTACCGCTGTATACCATAGCACCCTCTTCGTTGTAGTATGAATAAGCCAGACTGTAACTCATTTTCTCCGTCTTTCCGGATACACCTACCCGATAGTTCTGGGTAATGGCATTGCGCCCTAAGGCTTCATCTTGCCAATCGATACCCTTGCGACCGTTATATATGGAAGCAAAATCGCTGAACTTGCCATATCTTTCTTCCCATTTGGTTATACCATCCGCACCGGAATCTCCCGTACCCATTCTCCACAATGTACGTTCGTAATCCAGTCTGGCAAATTCACCGGCATTAAGTACATCCAACTTGTTTGCAATCTTTTTGACACCTACATAACTGTCGAAAGTCACTGTAGCCTTGCCACCTGATTTACTGCCATTCTTTGTCGTAATAACAACTACACCATTAGCGCCACGAGCACCATAGATGGCAGTGGCCGAAGCATCCTTCAACACGTCGATGGTTTCAATTTCAGCGGGGTCGAGGGTAGACATACCGTCTTCACTGGGGAAACCGTCAATAATGTAAAGGGGTTCGTTACTTTGTGTGATAGAGATACCTCCACGTACACGTACGGAAATAGCGGCACCCGGAGTTCCTTCACTTTGTTGCACCATCACACCTGCCATGCGCCCGGTTAAAGCTTGTGTCACATCACTTACCGGTACTTTAGCAAGTTCTTTGCTGCTAACAGAGGTTACCGAGCTGGTCAAATCTCTACGAGGAACAGCGGCATAACCGATAATTACAATGTCTTCCAGTAATACGGCATCAGCTTGTAGAGTCACGTTTATTACACTTCGATTATTGACTTTCACTTCTTGCGAAGTCATGCCTACATAAGAGAAAACCAATACATCTTTGGATGCATTATTCACTTTCAGAGTGTAGTTACCATTTGCATCGGTAACTGTTCCAACACCGGTAACTCCTTTAATAGTTACGCTACCTCCAATTACTTCATATCCTTCGCTATCAAC contains these protein-coding regions:
- a CDS encoding SusC/RagA family TonB-linked outer membrane protein → MYRLKKCILMFILAFVNMLTYAQSLTVTGKVVDSEGYEVIGGSVTIKGVTGVGTVTDANGNYTLKVNNASKDVLVFSYVGMTSQEVKVNNRSVINVTLQADAVLLEDIVIIGYAAVPRRDLTSSVTSVSSKELAKVPVSDVTQALTGRMAGVMVQQSEGTPGAAISVRVRGGISITQSNEPLYIIDGFPSEDGMSTLDPAEIETIDVLKDASATAIYGARGANGVVVITTKNGSKSGGKATVTFDSYVGVKKIANKLDVLNAGEFARLDYERTLWRMGTGDSGADGITKWEERYGKFSDFASIYNGRKGIDWQDEALGRNAITQNYRVGVSGKTEKMSYSLAYSYYNEEGAMVYSGSKKHNISFNMNHEINKWLTVNSRISYDQMRVEGMGTSEGGDRFNKMQHILQYRPTVGIIGVDEDLLHGEDPLLADDNGNVMQNPLISAAEELKNKEWRTFQANGGATIKLLKGLSFRSTVGMRYQTRRNDIFYGDESITGKRSSIQGSITNLENSSFQTSNVLTYSWKNKIHDFTAIAGHEYVERWSRSFSASANQFPNDEIGLGDLSLGIPGVPTSTENYDDKLLSFFGRINYNLMEKYLFTASIRADGSSKFGKNNKWGYFPAFSAAWRIGEEAFIKDLGIFSDLKFRIGYGLAGNNRIDSYQSLALMGSVTAANGNGAQAGYASSQITNSDLKWEANKTFNVGMDFGFLNQRITFTPEFYINRSSNLLLNAKLPNSSGYTSMVINAGETENMGVDLTINTANIVSKDFTWNTSVTFSHNKNKVKKLTGEKVQLYLANFGYNGAGASHQIGVDQPLGQFYGYVTDGLYQVEDFNYDATTKTYTLKDGIPYHGDKKNIQPGYWKFKNVDGSEDNQITESDKTIIGNALPDFYGGINNTFNWKNFDLSIFFTYSYGAEVLNATKLTNTKTALTNKNVLSVADEAHRWVTINANGELITNPEELAAVNQGKTVAHFGDNGSNNTYIHSWAIEDASYLKLSNITLGYTFPKKVINKIGLTKLRLYATGNNLFTWTPYTGFDPEVSTMSSSLTPGVDFGAYPRSRSFVFGVNVAF
- the hepC gene encoding heparin-sulfate lyase HepC, producing MKITKYILSFTFLLVALCTEAQQLRKEAFSLLNLDYPGLEKVKAACDQQQWDEAAKALLDYYRQRTGIGHPDIDMKNIKISKEEQKWADDALEHTFFVHKGYQPSYNYGKDINWQYWPVQDNELRWQLHRHKWFTPMGKAYRISGDEKYAKEWAFQYMDWIKKNPLTAVEKEEYELVSAGEVKGKAENVRFAWRPLEVSNRLQDQTLQFLLFIPSKAFSPEFLTEFLINYHRHALHILGNYSDQGNHLLFEAQRMVYAGAFFPEFREAAGWRKSGINILNREIKKQVYPDGGQYELDPHYHLAAINIFCKALRMADVNGFRQEFPVEYVNTIKNMIEFYTNICFPDYSNPCFSDAKLGSRPSEIRNYKDWLKLFPDCEWIRYYATEGREGVPLPNLSHGALTSGFFTFRNGWKQDATVMVVKAGPKGEWHCQPDNGTFEFWFNGRNLFPDSGSYVYAGDDEVMKLRNWFRRTSSHNTLTLDEKNLQTTQSVTKLWKPEGNEQILVTENPHYDGLKHRRSVFFVDQSYFVIVDEAVGNAKGTVNLNYHLCEGTVNIDRKNNMLTTAYEGPSNVKLQCFAEKKVSMKEKEGWRSTAYRVRVPRTAVSFDIDKKDSDAVRYITILYPSKNAASFPVLKATFLNKAFDENGVRIEVSVDGKKRQLEYKL
- a CDS encoding RagB/SusD family nutrient uptake outer membrane protein; amino-acid sequence: MKNKMIYALGAMMLVGVTSCDLTEKPSSFYDKDTYFVTEEKAQMAVVGIYDCLETTDYYGQNIMPFFGSDDMFMVRGTGSDGTRRDISHYLYNSSNTWIASVWRCAYQALDRANVAIAGIEAMSGFAENKNLQEIDGQARFLRAYIAFDLVKFFGDVPFSTEYTNSFGNTSKPRTDRELIYDQIIEDLNYAKTHLKSGREVASSEIPCSGAARTLLMRVYLQRAGYSLNRSSRQLTRPDDTTRKEYFKAVIKEWEALKAEGYHNFYAEGYEQLFKNYSQLILNNQESLWEIAFEPNQGQKDNAGVWATYNGPLVDAPGKYPGTSSYMGRANAFFLVLPYWKSFYESNEDGSIKDIRRDVNFVDYAIKWNKNKEIQEKKYTSNEISKNLYRYPGKWRREWMAPGFVDPNNTGVNYAPLRYADAVLMAAEAYNETDNTTEAWKLLNDVRVRAGATPISASNYSSLLKAPKLYDLPFIPDGDDAGKFRTALYWERAFELCYEGQRKYDLLRWGILKESLEAAQNYMESWIPGPDEYITNAARNDWNPVKWAKSNYVAGHNFTKGKHELYPIPLAEIQSNAALNGENNPGFE
- a CDS encoding DUF4995 domain-containing protein, with the protein product MKKFLLFCYAVATLQGLSSCSPSRSKEDYSWLKNAIDTSVQQLEETVADIGDSVLLPRSIWTGYDMDFLCSQLQRDPATFKDSLRVKPMKDALGSRRYCNSIYDWTSGFFPGNLWYAYQLTGIEELKKDAVKFTNYLYPVKDYKGTHDIGFMMNCSYGNAYRLAPADSIRQILVQTADNLCSRFDSIIGCIRSWDFGKWNFPVIIDNMMNLDLLFYVNHLTHNPKYKEIALKHAETTMKNHFRNDHSSYHVVSYNNDGSVEIKCTHQGKNDDSSWARGQAWGVYGYTSCYRESKDTAFLQQAQNIAALIMARVKTDDAIPSWDYDAPVTPETPRDASAASITASALIELSTLVEDGQIYFDYAEKLLKSLSSNAYLAKVGTNQGFILMHSTGSLPNGSEIDTPINYADYYYLEALARYMKVKKLDYKSL